gtgaagacgtgcagcaggcctgcgaacccaaagcaggctctttttgcgcagaagcagaaggctgctcgcaaggatgtggagatgGCGTTctgggttctccaagcgcgcttcaacatcatcaaagctccggctcgttcgtggttcatggagagcatggtcgacatcatgtatacgtgcataatcttgcacaacatgattgtccaagacgaaggacccgaggcgggaaattggttcgaccccgaatcccccaaaagctcaaccgcaagtagtccgtctcgaagtggagcgcatccatctatacaagaccggttatctattcgtgcaaggacacgcgactctagcgctcacacccaactccaagaggatctaattgaacacatttgggcaaactttagcggagaaaattattaaataattatatttttattttttaggaaattattaaattatgtttttttacgaatttaatgttgtaagtttattttatttaatgaagtgtgtttttattaattgaatttggttggtaataaaaaaaatgaaattgaatgaatagtaatttaagggacggttaagggacggataagggacggagggttgcaggttccgtcccttaattacgggatggagtaaaaaaggtTAGTGagaccctcaaatagtagtttaatgGACGGTTAAGGAACTGCATAGTGACAGTGTAGTGGATGTCCTAAGTCTTCCGTTGCGGCACTCTGATTCGCTGAttacaatattaatattattatatatattgataATAAAATTATGTTTATCTCAAAACTCAGCAAAAAGGAattgaattattaatttattattttcaagcAAATGAGTCAGGCAGCTGCTTCGTCACTCTGCTCCAGAATCATCCGCTTTTTCTCAGCTCCAAATTCTCCCAAAACCCTACGCAATCTCTTCCGCCCTTTCCGCAAGAGCGATTCTCATCGGATTCTCACCGTCCGCCCCCTGCTGCGGCGCCCCTCCGTCGTTGCCACCCCTCGCCACACGCTAAGCGGCGGAACCATCGTCACAGTTGCATTTTCGAGGATGTCGAGCTCCGCCGCCGACGATTCTGTGGCGTTTCAGCTGTCGCCGTCGAGTGTTCTGAAGATTCAAATGGGCGACATTACTCGGTGGTCTGTCGACGGCTCCTCCGATGCTATTGTAAGGCTTCCCCCTCTCATTCATTatgtgtgtgtgaatgtgtgaATTTATGTACAGACGAATGATTTTTTGTAGGAAATGTAGACGATCGGTGGAATTGTGTTGGAAATTTTGGGGCTTGCTGTTGATTTTGTTGATCACGTTGCTAGTATTATTATGTTACAGAAATGTCTATGCTTTTTCAAGTTTCATGtttatgtaatttttgtttCTAGCCATTctgaattaatttttattttaggattttagtTGTTATTTTAGTACTGTTATGACAAGATTGCAAATGATCATTTCCATGTTCTGTTTTGCTTAATTTAGCCTTGAAGATTGTTTACTATAACCTTTGGACTTAACATTCTCCAAGATTGAAATTAGTCACTCCTTACAGGTCAATCCAGCAAATGAACGGATGCTTGGAGGTGGTGGTGCTGATGGAGGTGAGATTCTATTACTTTGTTTATGACTTTTTTTCTAGCTTTATCTTATCTTTTGTCTGAATCTATATATTTCAAGCCATACATCGAGCTGCTGGTCCAGAACTACGGGAAGCATGCTATGAGGTCCCAGAAGTGAGGCCTGGAGTTCGTTGCCCCACAGGAGAAGCAAGGATTACCCCGTATGTGTTGCTGAAAACAATATTCTTCTCTCTTTCGTTTCATTGGTAATGCGATGGTATAATGTTAAGAGCACaattctcttaacgaagaaatcctgcgattacactcgcaacacaccaatccggcgccccgaacgttggggtcggcggctcaattcgtggctggcgcggagaacttcctccgtcggcagtcttCAAGGTTTGATAAGGAGTTTTGCACAAGTGATGTGGgaatattatttcttcattcaatgaataaaaagataacaacctagccctatttataatactagaatactagcttagggaacaagaaaacaagatatgaaaatatactatgaatcaaaagatatggagaataaaaagataactaaatatttggggaatcctaagatataggaggatcgtaacaactcccccacggttaaaatccaccttgtcctcaaggtgggaaccatggAACCACGGGCACAGTCGACGATAGCAAAAGCATTGAAACGTCacctcctggatcaaatgcGATTAGGAACATGATCACCATCATTTCACTTATGACTCCCACCAACATTTCTACGCCGTCCCTTTCCTCTCTCGCCTTCGTCTTCACAAAATCATCCTCGATGGCTGGGACTTGGAGGAGGCTCCGGATCATGCACCGACTCCTGACGCCGGCATCATTCCTACGCCCCCCAAACTGCTTGTCCTCCATGAATCGCTGCACAAGGACTCTTACCAGCTGGAACTCCGCAACAGTGAGGTTGTAGGAACGCCTCTCATCACCATCTACTCTATCATCTTCATAATCATCATCAGAGTCCAAACACTTATGCTGTGAACAATTATCAAC
This genomic interval from Salvia splendens isolate huo1 chromosome 13, SspV2, whole genome shotgun sequence contains the following:
- the LOC121762729 gene encoding macro domain-containing protein VPA0103-like; protein product: MSQAAASSLCSRIIRFFSAPNSPKTLRNLFRPFRKSDSHRILTVRPLLRRPSVVATPRHTLSGGTIVTVAFSRMSSSAADDSVAFQLSPSSVLKIQMGDITRWSVDGSSDAIVNPANERMLGGGGADGAIHRAAGPELREACYEVPEVRPGVRCPTGEARITPGFRLPASHVIHTVGPIYDSDKNPEAALRNAYRNSLRVAKEHNFQYIAFTAISCGVYGYPFDEAAKVAISTVNASAGDFKEVHFVLFSDEIYNVWVKTASQLLKN